The following are encoded in a window of Solidesulfovibrio magneticus RS-1 genomic DNA:
- the recJ gene encoding single-stranded-DNA-specific exonuclease RecJ, whose translation MPKKWIFPAPLADAGRIAAVADGLGVSQPIAALLATRGYDTAEAMDRYLSPGLRHLMRPADIPGLETAVGVIVRAVAAGQTLAIWGDYDVDGITGTALLLDFFRERGLSPLYRLPVRAEEGYGLNIGGIEELAAAGAEVLITVDCGITAVAEVARAKELGLSVVVTDHHLPGEELPPADAVVDPKLGDGPGNDLAGVGVAFFLAAALSRALPGDPGDVRRLLDLVALGTLADVVPLGGQNRILAKNGMLLLAEARRPGVYALKEVAGQNPKATLGASQITFGLAPRINAAGRMGRPDAALELLLAPDLETARPLAADLDAENTRRRAEEDAIQAEALRQAEAAPDHFGLTLFAPHWHQGVIGIVASRVAEARYRPTLILTADPAKGRLKGSGRSIPECDLHGLLCDIADSLLAFGGHKQAAGFSIDPDKLGEVSRRFNEAAAAALGHAVPTPSLRLDGELAFGEISSTLVRELALLEPFGCGNPEPAFASPPVTVQARRAFGENHVALTLRDPAAGVTFKGKAWRMAAQIGQETAGRTVRVAYSPKITYFSGIPEIELRLRDLGPA comes from the coding sequence TTGCCCAAGAAATGGATATTCCCCGCCCCCCTGGCCGACGCCGGCCGCATCGCGGCCGTGGCCGACGGCCTGGGCGTGTCCCAGCCCATTGCCGCCCTGCTCGCCACGCGCGGCTACGACACGGCCGAGGCCATGGACCGCTACCTGTCGCCAGGCCTGCGCCATCTCATGCGTCCGGCCGACATCCCGGGCCTGGAAACGGCCGTCGGCGTCATCGTCCGGGCCGTGGCCGCCGGCCAGACCCTGGCCATCTGGGGCGACTACGACGTGGACGGCATCACCGGCACGGCGCTTCTGCTCGATTTCTTTCGGGAGCGCGGCCTAAGCCCCCTTTACCGGCTGCCGGTGCGGGCCGAGGAAGGCTACGGCCTCAACATCGGCGGCATCGAGGAACTGGCCGCGGCCGGGGCCGAGGTGCTCATCACCGTGGACTGCGGCATCACCGCCGTGGCCGAGGTGGCTCGGGCCAAGGAACTGGGGCTTTCGGTGGTGGTCACCGACCACCACCTGCCGGGCGAGGAGCTGCCGCCGGCCGACGCCGTGGTCGATCCCAAGCTGGGCGACGGCCCGGGCAACGACCTGGCCGGAGTCGGGGTGGCCTTTTTCCTGGCCGCCGCCCTCAGCCGCGCCCTGCCCGGCGACCCCGGCGACGTCCGCCGGCTGCTTGACCTCGTGGCGCTTGGCACCCTGGCCGACGTGGTGCCCCTTGGCGGCCAAAACCGCATTCTTGCCAAAAACGGCATGTTGCTTTTGGCCGAAGCCCGCCGGCCCGGCGTGTATGCCTTAAAGGAAGTGGCCGGCCAAAATCCCAAGGCGACGCTTGGCGCGTCCCAGATCACCTTCGGCCTGGCCCCGCGCATCAACGCCGCCGGCCGCATGGGCCGACCCGACGCCGCCCTGGAGCTGCTCCTGGCCCCGGACCTGGAGACCGCCCGGCCCCTGGCCGCCGACCTCGACGCCGAAAACACCCGCCGCCGGGCCGAGGAGGACGCCATCCAGGCCGAGGCGCTACGTCAAGCCGAGGCCGCCCCGGACCACTTCGGCCTGACCCTTTTCGCCCCCCACTGGCACCAGGGCGTCATCGGCATCGTGGCCTCCCGGGTGGCCGAGGCCCGCTACCGGCCAACGCTTATCCTCACGGCCGATCCAGCCAAGGGCCGGCTCAAGGGCTCGGGCCGCTCCATCCCGGAATGCGACCTGCACGGCCTTCTCTGCGACATCGCCGACAGCCTGCTCGCTTTCGGCGGCCACAAGCAAGCGGCAGGATTCTCCATAGATCCCGACAAACTTGGCGAGGTGTCGCGGCGCTTCAACGAGGCGGCGGCGGCGGCCCTGGGCCATGCGGTTCCGACGCCGAGCCTGCGCCTGGACGGCGAGCTGGCCTTTGGCGAAATCAGCTCCACCCTGGTGCGCGAGTTGGCCCTGCTCGAGCCCTTTGGCTGCGGCAATCCCGAGCCGGCCTTTGCCTCGCCGCCGGTGACGGTGCAAGCCCGGCGGGCCTTTGGGGAAAACCATGTGGCCCTGACCCTGCGCGATCCGGCCGCCGGGGTGACGTTTAAGGGCAAGGCCTGGCGCATGGCCGCCCAAATCGGCCAGGAGACGGCCGGCCGCACAGTGCGCGTGGCCTATTCGCCCAAGATCACCTACTTTTCCGGCATCCCGGAGATCGAGCTGCGGCTGCGCGACCTGGGGCCGGCCTGA
- a CDS encoding LytR/AlgR family response regulator transcription factor: MGIRALIVDDEKPARDELAYLLGEHPDVEASQADGAEAALAAMAVSRPDLVFLDIRMPGRDGFDVLAEAASLPDVPLFVFVTAFDQYAVAAFEQNAVDYLLKPVAAERLAVSLDRVRRRLAQGRVGLTDALGSLLAGLGRAGGGLARVAVLRHGRIALLPAAEVVLIEADDRDVGALTDQGRFPCHGFPTLTRAEERLTGQPFFRANRAVLVNLERIAELSPWVGGKYLLVMNDPARTEVTVSRNRVRDFKERLGL; this comes from the coding sequence ATGGGCATCCGCGCGCTTATCGTTGACGATGAAAAACCGGCTCGCGACGAGCTGGCCTACCTGCTCGGCGAACACCCCGACGTCGAGGCCAGCCAGGCCGACGGGGCCGAGGCTGCCCTGGCCGCCATGGCCGTTTCCCGCCCGGACCTCGTCTTCCTCGACATCCGCATGCCCGGCCGCGACGGCTTCGACGTCCTGGCCGAGGCCGCCAGCCTGCCCGATGTGCCGCTGTTCGTCTTTGTCACCGCCTTTGACCAGTACGCCGTGGCCGCCTTCGAGCAAAACGCCGTGGACTATCTTTTAAAGCCCGTGGCCGCCGAACGCTTGGCCGTGAGCCTCGACCGGGTGCGTCGCCGGCTGGCCCAGGGCCGGGTCGGCCTCACCGACGCCCTGGGGTCGCTGCTGGCCGGCCTGGGCCGGGCCGGCGGCGGCCTGGCCCGGGTGGCCGTGCTGCGCCACGGCCGCATTGCGCTCTTGCCCGCCGCCGAGGTGGTGCTCATCGAGGCCGACGACCGCGACGTGGGCGCGCTCACCGACCAGGGCCGCTTTCCCTGCCACGGCTTCCCCACCCTGACCCGGGCCGAGGAACGTCTGACCGGCCAGCCCTTTTTCCGGGCCAACCGGGCCGTGCTGGTCAATCTGGAACGCATCGCCGAACTCTCGCCCTGGGTCGGCGGCAAATACCTGCTGGTCATGAACGACCCGGCCCGCACCGAAGTGACGGTCAGCCGGAACCGGGTGCGCGACTTCAAGGAACGCCTGGGACTCTGA
- a CDS encoding prepilin peptidase, translated as MTAAIDITLFPYAFPVAAAILGLVLGSFYSVCVSRGIRETSIVSPPSHCPECGHRLRPWELVPVVSYLLLRGRCAACRKPISPLYPLIELASAAWATLCALHFGPSWFFLGYLALGGLFIIASGIDFAVYLLPNYLTYPAAVLGLALGALDPAIGPVLAGVGAALGFGVFWLLAAAYRTAKGVDGLGGGDVKLMLSIGGAVGGLGLPYAVLMGSLAALVASPYYVLGRGKDRQMPIPFGPFLCLGGMIQMLYGQRIFALLAGR; from the coding sequence ATGACCGCCGCCATCGACATTACCCTCTTCCCGTATGCGTTTCCGGTTGCTGCAGCCATTTTGGGGCTGGTGCTGGGGAGCTTTTATTCGGTGTGCGTCTCCCGGGGCATCCGCGAGACCTCCATCGTGTCGCCGCCGTCCCACTGCCCGGAGTGCGGGCATCGGCTGCGGCCCTGGGAGCTTGTGCCGGTGGTGAGCTATCTGCTGCTGCGGGGGCGCTGCGCGGCCTGCCGCAAGCCCATTTCGCCGCTGTATCCGCTCATTGAACTGGCCTCGGCGGCCTGGGCGACGCTTTGCGCCCTGCATTTCGGGCCGAGCTGGTTTTTTCTGGGCTACCTCGCCCTGGGCGGGCTTTTCATCATCGCCTCGGGCATCGATTTCGCGGTCTATCTGCTGCCCAATTACCTCACCTATCCGGCGGCCGTGCTTGGCCTGGCCCTGGGCGCCTTGGACCCGGCCATCGGGCCGGTGCTGGCCGGCGTCGGCGCGGCCCTGGGCTTTGGCGTCTTTTGGCTGCTGGCCGCCGCCTACCGCACGGCCAAGGGCGTGGACGGGCTGGGCGGGGGCGACGTCAAGCTCATGCTCTCCATCGGTGGGGCCGTAGGGGGCTTGGGGCTGCCCTATGCCGTGCTCATGGGCAGTCTGGCCGCCCTGGTCGCCAGCCCCTACTATGTCCTGGGCCGGGGCAAGGACCGGCAGATGCCCATTCCCTTCGGCCCGTTTTTGTGTCTGGGCGGCATGATCCAGATGCTCTACGGCCAGCGGATTTTCGCCCTTTTGGCCGGCCGCTGA
- a CDS encoding PqiC family protein: protein MNPAIRRLVVILAAGAACLLPLLVGCGKSAPTHFYSLSGAAPAAEGSGPSGPCLAVGIGPVDFPSYLDRSQIVTRTGANQMHLAEFEQWIEAPHDNFQRALTENLSRLVCVKPIYTYPWPVGARLERQVVIQVARLDGTLGQEAVLRVNWSVLDADHKTLEWRSGDYREPVSGPDYASLAAAESRLVEKFAKEVAATLAGK from the coding sequence ATGAACCCCGCCATCCGTCGCCTCGTCGTGATCCTGGCCGCCGGCGCGGCCTGCCTGCTGCCGCTTCTGGTCGGCTGCGGCAAATCCGCGCCCACCCATTTCTACTCCCTAAGCGGAGCGGCCCCGGCCGCCGAAGGCAGCGGGCCGTCCGGCCCGTGCCTGGCCGTGGGCATCGGGCCGGTGGACTTCCCGTCCTACCTGGACCGTTCCCAGATCGTCACCCGCACCGGGGCCAACCAGATGCATCTGGCCGAGTTCGAGCAGTGGATCGAGGCCCCCCACGACAACTTCCAGCGGGCGCTGACCGAGAACCTGTCGCGGCTGGTGTGCGTCAAGCCGATCTACACCTACCCCTGGCCGGTTGGGGCGCGCCTGGAGCGCCAGGTGGTCATCCAGGTGGCTCGCCTCGACGGAACCCTGGGCCAGGAAGCCGTGCTGCGTGTCAACTGGTCCGTCCTGGACGCCGACCACAAGACCCTGGAGTGGCGTTCCGGTGACTACCGCGAGCCGGTCTCCGGGCCGGACTATGCCAGTCTGGCCGCGGCCGAGAGCCGGCTGGTGGAGAAGTTCGCCAAGGAAGTCGCGGCCACCTTGGCCGGCAAATAG
- a CDS encoding ABC transporter ATP-binding protein → MKPVYDTAAQVSAAATDDPAIRVEGLTMAYGDFVIMRELNFVVQKGDIFIIMGGSGCGKSTLLRVLVGLKEPAAGKVYYREGSLWDAEPATRAAISRRTGILYQSGALFSSMTLAENIALPLSQYTALTRKQIREVCSLKLALVGLAGFEDFYPSEISGGMCKRAGLARAMALDPDILFFDEPSAGLDPVSAHLLDELILELRESLKATFVVVTHELASIFAIGNNSVYLDVETRTMTASGDPKELLAHSQDPQLRRFLTRGQEQQKDD, encoded by the coding sequence GTGAAGCCCGTTTACGACACCGCCGCCCAGGTGAGCGCCGCCGCAACGGACGATCCGGCCATCCGGGTCGAGGGCCTGACCATGGCCTACGGCGACTTCGTCATCATGCGCGAGCTGAATTTCGTGGTCCAAAAGGGCGACATCTTCATCATCATGGGCGGCAGCGGCTGCGGCAAATCGACCCTGCTGCGGGTGCTGGTGGGCCTTAAGGAACCGGCCGCCGGCAAGGTGTACTACCGCGAGGGAAGCCTGTGGGACGCCGAACCGGCCACCCGGGCGGCCATTTCCCGGCGCACCGGCATCCTTTACCAGTCCGGGGCGCTTTTCAGCTCCATGACCCTGGCCGAGAACATCGCCTTGCCGCTTTCGCAGTACACGGCGCTTACCCGCAAGCAGATCCGCGAGGTCTGCTCGCTCAAGCTCGCCCTGGTGGGTCTGGCCGGGTTCGAGGACTTCTATCCCTCGGAAATCAGCGGAGGCATGTGCAAGCGGGCCGGGCTGGCCCGGGCCATGGCCCTGGACCCGGACATTCTGTTTTTCGACGAGCCTTCGGCCGGGCTGGACCCGGTCAGCGCCCATCTCTTGGACGAACTTATCTTGGAGCTGCGCGAGAGTCTCAAGGCCACGTTTGTGGTGGTCACCCATGAACTGGCCAGCATTTTCGCCATCGGCAACAACTCCGTCTATCTCGACGTGGAAACCCGGACCATGACCGCCAGCGGCGACCCCAAGGAACTGCTGGCCCACAGCCAAGACCCCCAGCTCCGCCGGTTCCTCACCCGGGGCCAGGAACAGCAAAAGGACGACTGA
- a CDS encoding MlaD family protein: MSGKANKTMIGLFVLGALTLALAAIVALGSGVFFTKTFPCIMYFPNSVSGLEVGAPVLFRGVPIGSVKEISIEADASRLHFYIPVVIEILGNKIKLAPNEKTKGAETLVQARKETPGDLLSQLIEKGLRAQLVTQSFVTGQLAVSLDLMPDTPVRLVGGAPLPEIPTVPSTFEKLTETIKQLPLQELVNRLIGAVTGIEQLVNSPELTKMPAKIDAVLTSGGELVTELRAQVGPLSKNFEDAAQSFTELAKHLDKRTEGISVSAKTAMDSFDATMKESRAAISRFQKIINSDSPTVTDLNRALSEIAAAARAIRELADYLERHPEALIQGKGGPRK; the protein is encoded by the coding sequence ATGAGCGGCAAGGCCAACAAGACCATGATCGGGCTTTTCGTGCTGGGGGCGCTGACCCTGGCCCTGGCAGCCATCGTCGCCCTGGGTTCGGGCGTGTTTTTCACCAAGACGTTTCCCTGCATCATGTACTTTCCCAACTCCGTCTCGGGTCTGGAAGTCGGCGCGCCGGTGCTGTTTCGCGGCGTGCCCATCGGCTCGGTCAAGGAGATCAGCATCGAGGCCGACGCCTCGCGGCTGCATTTCTACATTCCGGTGGTGATCGAGATTCTGGGCAACAAGATCAAGCTGGCCCCGAACGAAAAGACCAAGGGCGCGGAAACCCTGGTCCAGGCCCGCAAGGAAACCCCGGGCGATCTGCTGTCCCAGCTCATCGAAAAAGGGCTGCGGGCGCAGCTTGTGACCCAAAGCTTCGTCACCGGCCAACTGGCCGTGTCCCTGGACCTCATGCCCGACACGCCGGTGCGTCTGGTCGGCGGCGCGCCGTTGCCGGAAATCCCCACCGTGCCCTCGACCTTTGAAAAGCTCACCGAGACCATCAAGCAACTGCCGCTCCAAGAGTTGGTCAACCGCCTGATTGGCGCAGTGACCGGCATCGAACAGCTCGTCAATTCGCCCGAACTGACCAAGATGCCGGCCAAGATCGATGCCGTGTTGACCAGCGGCGGCGAGCTCGTCACCGAACTGCGCGCCCAGGTCGGTCCGTTGTCCAAGAACTTCGAGGACGCGGCCCAAAGCTTCACCGAACTGGCCAAACATCTCGACAAGCGTACCGAAGGCATTAGCGTCTCGGCCAAGACGGCCATGGATTCCTTTGACGCCACCATGAAGGAGAGCCGGGCGGCGATTAGCCGGTTCCAGAAGATCATCAACAGCGATTCGCCCACGGTCACTGACCTCAACCGGGCGCTGTCGGAAATCGCCGCCGCCGCCCGGGCCATCCGGGAACTGGCCGACTACCTCGAACGCCACCCCGAAGCGCTCATCCAGGGCAAGGGAGGACCCCGCAAATGA
- a CDS encoding outer membrane homotrimeric porin, whose amino-acid sequence MKRYTVWALLAALVLGMAGFAQAATEVKMTGDARVYGVFFANHNFTGWNTGSWDNNSGAYTGAGTQTEDRFQIWERFRLRSDFVANEAVKFRLGIKVEDTWGHGTLTAANPQVAIAVYQAYLQFKLPDCDIEVTAGLQDLSLPANAFFTDSVVFGGDRAAALVVNAPLIKDTLAVSAGFSRMIDTNRTYDTTTTQVADELDMYFLALPITLDGFKATPWGAVAVAGDKAGYFNAGFADYLMSAGSVLYGWKNDQNAYWWAGSTFEVTALDPVKFYADVIFGAGAMSDRKYAKRQGWFIDFGAEYTGWDILTPQVFGWWSTGEDGSIRNGSERLPQILPNWGPGNSFLFDDSQELGKESNMGANPVGAWGLGASLNNISFIEKLSHILTFTYMRGTNQPGAIRKMNVLLGSNPYYTMGRDLTTEESLMAVNFDTKYMIYENLAAVMETGWAHGDFQSSVWGHRLASKSREGDAWKVAFGLTYKF is encoded by the coding sequence ATGAAGCGTTACACTGTTTGGGCCCTGCTGGCCGCCCTCGTTCTGGGCATGGCCGGGTTCGCCCAGGCCGCCACGGAAGTGAAGATGACCGGCGATGCCCGCGTCTACGGCGTCTTCTTTGCCAATCACAACTTCACCGGCTGGAACACCGGCAGCTGGGACAACAACAGCGGCGCCTACACCGGCGCCGGCACCCAGACCGAAGACCGTTTCCAGATCTGGGAACGTTTTCGTCTGCGTTCCGACTTCGTGGCCAACGAGGCCGTGAAGTTCCGTCTGGGCATCAAGGTTGAAGACACCTGGGGCCACGGCACCCTGACCGCCGCCAACCCGCAGGTCGCCATCGCCGTCTACCAGGCTTACCTGCAGTTCAAGCTGCCGGATTGCGACATCGAAGTCACCGCTGGTCTGCAGGATCTGTCCCTGCCGGCCAACGCCTTCTTCACCGACTCCGTTGTCTTCGGCGGCGACCGCGCTGCCGCCCTGGTCGTGAACGCCCCGCTGATCAAGGACACCCTGGCCGTGTCCGCGGGCTTCTCGCGCATGATCGACACCAACCGCACCTACGACACCACCACCACCCAGGTTGCCGACGAGCTGGATATGTACTTCCTGGCTCTGCCCATCACCCTGGACGGCTTCAAGGCCACCCCGTGGGGCGCCGTGGCTGTTGCCGGCGACAAGGCCGGCTACTTCAACGCCGGCTTCGCCGACTACCTGATGTCCGCCGGTTCGGTCCTGTACGGTTGGAAGAACGACCAGAACGCCTACTGGTGGGCTGGCTCGACCTTCGAAGTGACCGCTCTTGACCCCGTGAAGTTCTACGCTGACGTCATCTTCGGCGCGGGCGCCATGTCCGACCGCAAGTACGCCAAGCGCCAGGGCTGGTTCATCGACTTCGGCGCCGAGTACACCGGCTGGGATATCCTGACCCCGCAGGTCTTCGGCTGGTGGTCCACCGGCGAAGACGGCTCCATCCGCAACGGTTCCGAGCGTCTGCCGCAGATCCTGCCCAACTGGGGCCCGGGCAACAGCTTCCTGTTCGACGATTCCCAGGAGCTGGGCAAGGAGTCCAACATGGGCGCCAACCCGGTCGGCGCCTGGGGCCTCGGCGCTTCGCTGAACAACATCTCGTTCATCGAAAAGCTGTCCCACATCCTGACCTTCACCTACATGCGCGGCACCAACCAGCCCGGCGCCATCCGCAAGATGAACGTGCTGCTTGGTTCCAACCCGTACTACACCATGGGTCGCGACCTGACGACTGAGGAATCCCTCATGGCCGTCAACTTCGACACCAAGTACATGATCTACGAGAACCTGGCCGCCGTCATGGAGACGGGCTGGGCTCACGGCGATTTCCAGTCCAGCGTCTGGGGCCATCGCCTGGCCAGCAAGTCCCGCGAGGGCGACGCCTGGAAGGTCGCTTTCGGTCTGACTTACAAGTTCTAG
- a CDS encoding MlaE family ABC transporter permease — MTRPAAPPRADAPHRDIVASGGVVTLTFSGSWRMDQTLPDIEAVRQALAASPAPQKLVLAGEGVTGWDSLFLTQCRAIIALARERGVAVDAGALPPGVESLLALAAKVPERQGAARAAKRTPFLERMADMGYGAAQGVRNLLDFTGDVTLAAWALVTGRAVFQRSQLTTLIYQASIDALGIVSLISFLVGLILAFVGAIQLSQFGAQIYVSTIVGIAMVRVMGAIMTGIIMAGRTGAAYAAELGTMQVNEEIDALRTFGFSPTQFLVLPRMIALVLMMPLLCIYADLMGIMGGFVVGVFMLKINPIQYLTHTWQSVPLANFWIGLVHSTVFGVLVAMAGCYRGMRCGRSALGVGQATTAAVVTSILAIVIATAILTVCCNIIGV; from the coding sequence ATGACACGTCCGGCCGCTCCGCCCCGGGCTGACGCCCCGCACCGCGACATCGTTGCCTCCGGCGGCGTCGTGACCCTGACCTTTTCCGGTTCCTGGCGCATGGACCAGACCCTGCCCGACATCGAGGCGGTGCGTCAGGCCCTGGCCGCTTCTCCCGCGCCCCAAAAGCTCGTGCTGGCCGGGGAGGGCGTGACCGGCTGGGACAGCCTGTTTCTCACCCAGTGCCGGGCCATCATCGCCCTGGCCCGGGAACGCGGCGTGGCCGTGGACGCCGGCGCCCTGCCCCCGGGCGTGGAGAGCCTGCTGGCCCTGGCCGCCAAGGTGCCCGAACGCCAGGGCGCGGCCCGCGCGGCCAAGCGCACGCCCTTTCTGGAGCGCATGGCCGACATGGGCTACGGCGCGGCCCAGGGCGTGCGAAACCTGCTCGATTTCACCGGCGACGTGACCCTGGCCGCCTGGGCCCTGGTGACGGGACGGGCGGTGTTCCAGCGTTCCCAGCTGACGACGCTTATTTACCAGGCCAGCATCGACGCCCTGGGCATCGTGTCGCTCATAAGCTTCCTGGTCGGCCTCATCCTGGCCTTTGTCGGGGCTATCCAGCTGTCGCAGTTCGGGGCGCAGATCTACGTTTCCACCATCGTCGGCATCGCCATGGTGCGGGTCATGGGCGCGATCATGACCGGCATCATCATGGCCGGCCGCACCGGCGCGGCCTACGCCGCCGAACTGGGCACCATGCAGGTCAACGAGGAAATCGACGCCCTGCGCACCTTCGGCTTTTCGCCGACCCAGTTTCTCGTGTTGCCGCGTATGATCGCCCTGGTCCTCATGATGCCGCTTTTGTGCATCTACGCCGACCTCATGGGCATCATGGGCGGTTTCGTGGTGGGCGTGTTCATGCTTAAGATCAACCCCATCCAGTACCTGACCCATACCTGGCAGTCGGTGCCCCTGGCCAACTTCTGGATTGGGCTGGTCCACAGCACGGTGTTCGGGGTGCTGGTGGCCATGGCCGGCTGCTACCGGGGGATGCGCTGCGGCCGCAGCGCCCTGGGCGTCGGGCAGGCCACCACGGCCGCCGTGGTCACGAGCATTTTGGCCATCGTCATCGCCACGGCCATCCTGACCGTGTGCTGCAACATCATCGGCGTGTGA
- a CDS encoding cation diffusion facilitator family transporter has translation MDRTPPPTYKAAMQLFAKTAVPEVRAARLSLAVAVVLLAVKMWAYVLTDSAAILSDALESIINVVAAAFAVLSVSVAAKPADARHPYGHGNIEYYAAWFEGMLILFAAAAIFWECFDKIANPQPLPRLGAGIGLLTAASGVNLWLGLKLLRQGKRSGSLTLEADGRHVLTDVYTSVGVLLGLGLVWATGWLWLDGLVACLVGANIAWTGIALVRQSVSGFMNESDPALLAGICDLLRERRHPSWIDIHRLRAIKSGRAVHVDLHLILPRDMTLAEAHEQVDAMEKLLLAHLGPDADVMIHADPCDPPCCPVCDANPCELRQSACTETPLWSPDNTGDPVRGD, from the coding sequence ATGGACAGGACGCCGCCCCCGACGTACAAAGCCGCCATGCAACTCTTCGCCAAAACCGCCGTGCCCGAGGTGCGGGCGGCCCGGCTGTCCCTGGCCGTGGCCGTGGTCCTGCTGGCCGTCAAGATGTGGGCCTACGTGCTGACCGACTCCGCCGCCATCCTGTCCGACGCCCTGGAGTCCATCATCAACGTGGTGGCCGCCGCGTTTGCGGTCTTAAGCGTCTCCGTGGCCGCCAAGCCGGCCGACGCGCGCCATCCCTACGGCCACGGCAACATCGAATACTACGCCGCCTGGTTCGAAGGGATGCTCATTCTCTTCGCTGCTGCGGCTATCTTTTGGGAATGTTTCGACAAGATCGCCAATCCCCAGCCCCTGCCGCGCCTGGGCGCGGGCATCGGGCTTTTGACGGCGGCAAGCGGCGTCAACCTGTGGCTGGGGCTCAAACTCCTGCGCCAGGGCAAACGCTCGGGGTCGCTGACCCTGGAAGCCGACGGCCGCCATGTGCTCACCGACGTCTACACCTCCGTCGGCGTGCTTCTGGGCCTGGGGCTTGTCTGGGCCACCGGCTGGCTGTGGCTCGACGGGCTGGTCGCCTGCCTGGTCGGGGCCAACATCGCCTGGACCGGCATCGCGCTGGTGCGCCAGTCCGTGTCCGGCTTCATGAACGAATCCGATCCGGCCCTGCTCGCCGGCATCTGCGACCTGCTGCGGGAGCGCCGCCACCCGTCCTGGATCGACATCCACCGGCTGCGGGCCATCAAGTCCGGCCGTGCCGTCCACGTGGACCTGCACCTGATCCTGCCCCGCGACATGACCCTGGCCGAAGCCCACGAACAGGTGGACGCCATGGAAAAGCTCCTCTTGGCGCACCTCGGCCCCGACGCCGACGTCATGATCCACGCCGACCCCTGCGACCCGCCCTGCTGCCCGGTCTGCGACGCCAACCCCTGCGAACTGCGCCAAAGCGCCTGCACCGAAACACCCCTATGGTCGCCCGACAACACCGGCGACCCCGTACGGGGGGATTAG